One Bacteroidota bacterium genomic window, GGATCGTATCCAGGTTAATTGATATGGGAATTGCGCCGTATCTGTTAGCCAATACATTGAATACGGCCGTAGCTCAGCGATTGATTCGTTTGTTGTGTCGGCATTGCAAAATAAAAATGCCGTTGAATAATTCAATATATCCAAGAAAATTCAAACCCTTCCGTTCGGTAGAGTTTCATTACACGGCAAAGGGATGTGCTGAATGTTTTGGAACAGGTTATAAAGGAAGAAAAGCGGTGTACGAAGTCATTCAGATCGATGAAGAGTTTTCTGAGCAGATCAAGAGCAGTAACTATAATGTTACAGCCAAGATCAGGGAAAAAGGAATAAAGTCACTTACTGAAAATGCATTTGAGCTATTTGAAACTGGCGAGACAAGCCTGGATGAAATATATTCTTTATTAATAAATTAAAAGGCCAACAGTGAGAAAAACTTATTTACGCTTGATATTGGGATTGCTGTCATTGTTGGTGATAGGATCTGTCTATTCACAAAAAGACCGGATAGTTGAAATTGAGCAGCATCTCAAAACATTATCAGAAAATGTAGCCGGTCTAAACCAAAAAGTTGAGGTGTCAATATCCAATGGAGCGTTGCATGAATTCTTAAAAGGGCTTGCTGTTGCGCATAATCTGAATTTCAATATTGCCCCGGATATCAATAAGCGCATCACGGCATTTTTCTCCAATGAAAGAATGGAAACTGTTCTGGTATATCTTGCCCGGCAATATGATCTCGATTATTCATTTACCGGGAATATCATTTCCATCTCAAATTATATTGATCCAAATTCAATTAGCCGTTCAGGGCCAAAAGAAATAAGCATCCTTTTTACCCCGGGGACACAAACATTTACAATGGATCTTAAAGATGATTCATTGGTAACTGTTGCAAAAAAGATCACTCAATACTCGGGGCGAAATATAATGGTGTTGCCAGAATTGTATCCGAAAAGGATATCGGGTTATGTGCAGGATATGACAGCACAGAACGCAATTGAAAAACTGGCGATCGCCAATTTATTTAAAGTCACTAAAACAAATGATAATTCCTTTTTACTGGAAGCGTTGAAACCCGATGAAGAAATAGTTGCAAAATCAATGATTGATCCAAATTCAGATTTTGCAATAAGAAAAGTAAACAGGAATTCGGGACAATCTTCATCGGGCACCTATAACATTTCACTTGATTCCGCCGGTAAAAAACAAATAACACTTAACATCGTCAACTTGCCGATAAAAGATGTAATTAAAAATATTGCCGAACAAGCTTCCATAAACTACTTTGTCTATTCAGATCTGCTGGGCAATGCTACTGCTACGGTCTATAAACTGGAATTCGATAAAGTTCTAAACTACATTTTACAGGGCACCAAATACACCTTTAATGTAAATAATGGTGTCTATATGATCGGGGACAGAAAAGATGAAGGGCTAAGAGCTCATAAATTAATACAGCTAAAATATCGTTCAGTTGATTCATTACTTCCCGCCATTCCCCAGGAATTGCGGCAAAATGTAGAGATCCAGGAATTCAAAGAATTAAACAGCTTTCTACTTAGCGGATCACAACCACAAATAAAGGAAATAGAAAATTTCGTAACGGAACTGGATAAAACGGTTCCGATGGTATTGATCGAGGTCATTCTCATGGATGTTAAGAAAAGTAAATCCATTCAAACAGGCATTACTATGGGAATATCAGATTCAGTAAAAACGGGAGGAACATTATTAGGAGGCCCCGGAACAGATTTCACGTTTGGATCAAATGATATAAACCGTTTTATTGATCAGATAGGGTTGAATAATGTATTCAATATTGGCAGAGTCACTCCAAATTTTTATGTCTCATTGAAGGCACTTGAGAATAATAGTAATGTGGAACTCCGCCAGACTCCGAAACTATCGGCATTAAATGGCCATACAGCTAACCTAAGTATTGGAAGTACCCGTTACTATTCTGTCCGAACACAAAATGTTATCGGTTCCTTAACTCCACAAACGGTAGTAACAGAGCAATACATACCAGTCGAAGCAAGTCTTGCAATAGACATTGAGCCTTTTGTATCCGGTGACCAGCAGATTACATTAAACATCAATATTGATATTTCTGATTTTCTGTTCAATACACCGATAAATGTTCCTCCTCCCTCTGCAAGTAGTAAGTTCAGATCGATCATCAGGGTAAAAAATGAAGAAATGATTGTATTAGGGGGTATTGAAAGAACCGAAAAGAGTGAAGAAGGGTCAGGAACGCCTTTTTTGTCAAGAATACCTCTTATCAAATGGCTTTTTAGTAGTCGCACCAAAGTAGATAGCAAAACGGTTTCTGTAGTATTTATAAAACCGACAATAATAAATTGATTTATGTGGCGGAAGGCTGAACAAAAAATACTTCAAATAAAAAAAGCCGCCGGGGTAGAGATCATCTTTCTCGAAGGTGATAAATATTATATTAATATAAATCAAACAATTTCCAGGAATAATGCGATCATCAATGAGAAAGAAATTCACTCACTCGAAAGAATTGAGCAAATCGAAGGGCAGATTGCAAAAGATATTCCTTTATCCATTGTACTGAATGGAAAGGGAATACTCTTAAAAAAAATTGTGGGCCCTGCTTCGAATGGGTTATTGCAATCCGTAATACCGAATGCCAATCCCGATGATTTTTATTATGATCTTCTGGAAGGTGAAAACAACAATTTTATTGGAATAGCCCGGAGAGAAACCATCAATAGTATCATCACAGAATTGAAACAAATGGGATACAAAATAATATCTGTTTCGCTAGGGCTTTCTGTATTACCCAATATCCTGCCTTTCATTAAACAGGGAATGAAGAATGAACTTGAATCGGATTCCTTATTGATACAAATTGACAATAACGAGATCACTTCATTCAGCGTAAAGGACAGGGTTAATAACAATAAATACCAACCCCGTGAATACCTTGTGGCTAATCAATATGTAAAGCCTGCGAATATTTTATCATTCGCAGCCGCCGCAGGACTTTTTGCTGACGACATCAGGTCAGCAAACCCAATGAATGCGGCGTTGCTGAATGAAGAAAGGAAAGAATATCGTTCCTACAGGTTATTCAGGTTTGCAGTCATAGGTTTTCTGACATCGCTTTTCGCTTTATTGCTGATTAATTTTTTTATATACAATCATTATTTCATTAAGAACAGGGATCTCCAGACTTCCAGTACATTTTTATCAGAACAAAACCAATCATTTCAGCAATTGAGTAAAGATGTTAAGAGAAAGGAAAAATTCTTAAACCAGGTCGGCTGGACCAGTATGAGCCGAACCAGTTTTTATGCCGACAGGATCGCAGGGCTGGCTCCTCCGGAACTAATGTTTACCAATTTGCAGATTTATCCGGCCAGGAGTAATTTCTTATCTGATGCAGCAGGTAATATTTTTAAAAAAGATACGATTGCTCTAAATGGAATTTGTGGCAACCCGGTCGACCTTAGCTTATTCGTGAATAACCTGAAAATTCTTGCAGATTTTAAAACCGTAACAATTAAAAGTTATCAATACCGTAGTGAAATTGAAAGTGGTTCTTTTCAAATGGAACTTATAACCCAGTGATCAAAAAACTTACATACCAGCAAAAATTAAAATTTTCAGGATTCTTTGCAATTCTGCTTTTAATTATTTGTTATAAGCTTTCATTTTCAAGAACGATCGAACAGTATAGAACCTTCAGGCAATACCAGCGGACTTTTTTGGCAAACAATCAGGATCTCAATGCTCTGCACTTACTAAAAGCAAAAAATAACTACTTACAGCAGATTCTCAACCGTTTTATTCTTGACACAGCAGATCAAACCCGGAATCTCCTTACTATAACAGGAGAGTTTTGTGATGAAAATGATCTCCGGATTGAGGAATATAAACCCTATCCGGTAGTACAAAGGGATTCTCTTAGCATACTTATGAGAAGTGTAACGCTAAGTGGCAAATTCACTTCCTGTCTTAAACTGATTTACTTCCTCGAAACAAGATCGGATGCTGGTAGGGTCGGCTCTGTTC contains:
- a CDS encoding general secretion pathway protein GspD, which gives rise to MEQHLKTLSENVAGLNQKVEVSISNGALHEFLKGLAVAHNLNFNIAPDINKRITAFFSNERMETVLVYLARQYDLDYSFTGNIISISNYIDPNSISRSGPKEISILFTPGTQTFTMDLKDDSLVTVAKKITQYSGRNIMVLPELYPKRISGYVQDMTAQNAIEKLAIANLFKVTKTNDNSFLLEALKPDEEIVAKSMIDPNSDFAIRKVNRNSGQSSSGTYNISLDSAGKKQITLNIVNLPIKDVIKNIAEQASINYFVYSDLLGNATATVYKLEFDKVLNYILQGTKYTFNVNNGVYMIGDRKDEGLRAHKLIQLKYRSVDSLLPAIPQELRQNVEIQEFKELNSFLLSGSQPQIKEIENFVTELDKTVPMVLIEVILMDVKKSKSIQTGITMGISDSVKTGGTLLGGPGTDFTFGSNDINRFIDQIGLNNVFNIGRVTPNFYVSLKALENNSNVELRQTPKLSALNGHTANLSIGSTRYYSVRTQNVIGSLTPQTVVTEQYIPVEASLAIDIEPFVSGDQQITLNINIDISDFLFNTPINVPPPSASSKFRSIIRVKNEEMIVLGGIERTEKSEEGSGTPFLSRIPLIKWLFSSRTKVDSKTVSVVFIKPTIIN